The following proteins are co-located in the Candida dubliniensis CD36 chromosome 3, complete sequence genome:
- a CDS encoding retrotransposon-related protein, putative (transposable element): protein MEPHANTDRELEELENMVNYVKSIGASQWPVMLNRLDCASKAFIRECVSDMVTDQYTGDHTNVVDERDSDGGYFEQQEVIKVHLKKTIPDKIREQGVNSDMEKALLYAAEKDLFRVRFMTDGTYRIIYSQTGGKFSDMFPNLDTNGY from the coding sequence aTGGAGCCCCATGCAAATACCGACCGTGAGTTGGAGGAATTGGAGAATATGGTTAACTATGTTAAGAGCATTGGAGCAAGCCAATGGCCTGTGATGCTCAACAGATTAGACTGCGCCAGTAAGGCGTTTATTAGAGAATGTGTCTCCGACATGGTGACCGACCAATATACTGGTGACCACACCAATGTGGTCGATGAAAGAGACTCGGATGGAGGTTACTTTGAACAACAAGAGGTCATCAAGGTCCACTTGAAAAAAACCATACCAGACAAGATTAGAGAACAAGGAGTCAACTCCGACATGGAGAAGGCATTACTTTACGCAGCGGAAAAAGACTTATTCAGAGTAAGATTTATGACAGACGGTACATACAGAATTATCTACTCACAAACCGGAGGCAAATTTTCCGATATGTTTCCAAATTTAGACACAAATGGCTATTGA
- a CDS encoding retrotransposon-related protein, putative (transposable element) codes for MKTLNQFASRYEQQTAQGINQTREQEARDFQKFNSAGMKLESHVQDVEHETHELEKEVGAFEEAYNKRVRFEDERFQQASNVMAQAQNKELDLQTQITALKEQMETFSTTQPAAASTGPKSSFVTTENIATQIKRIFPQADLTNNDWNQPTNEFPPFMDFKILLC; via the coding sequence ATGAAAACTCTCAATCAATTTGCTAGTAGATATGAACAGCAGACAGCCCAAGGCATCAATCAAACCCGTGAGCAGGAAGCTCGTGACTTTCagaaattcaattctgCTGGTATGAAGTTGGAGTCTCATGTCCAGGACGTTGAACACGAAACACATGAATTGGAAAAGGAAGTCGGAGCCTTTGAAGAAGCTTATAACAAGCGTGTCCGTTTTGAAGACGAACGTTTTCAACAGGCTTCTAATGTTATGGCTCAAGCTCAAAATAAGGAATTGGATCTCCAAACCCAAATCACTGCCTTAAAAGAACAAATGGAAACTTTCAGCACTACCCAACCGGCAGCGGCATCAACTGGCCCCAAGTCCAGCTTTGTTACAACCGAAAACATCGCCACTCAGATTAAACGTATTTTTCCCCAAGCCGATTTAACCAACAACGATTGGAATCAACCTACAAACGAATTCCCACCTTTTAtggatttcaaaatcttgcTTTGctaa
- a CDS encoding retrotransposon-related protein, putative (transposable element): protein MAIESHLEKYPDVQVDKNKYKVVVKNNHHDNIGIYRFLHPAEEWKVETLIHAFFDNKSDEWMPALKQAANITTTEENIEFSILKSEVNNADEFTKQPLKAGKYATSYFMIGWSGNNVPKKSRYFWKHHKLDLVSIAKYCTTSPTLFHTRWSCKHGNHCFRCNQNGHATGNHFNNLAKQDFEIHKRWEFVCRLIPIVVG from the coding sequence ATGGCTATTGAAAGCCATTTAGAAAAATATCCAGATGTCCAAGTggataaaaacaaatacaagGTGGTTGTTAAAAACAACCATCACGACAATATCGGTATTTACCGTTTTCTCCACCCAGCTGAGGAGTGGAAAGTTGAAACATTGATACATGCCTTTTTTGATAACAAGAGCGACGAATGGATGCCAGCACTCAAGCAGGCAGCAAATATCACCACTACAGAAGAGAATATCGAATTTAGCATTTTGAAAAGTGAAGTGAACAATGCAGATGAATTTACAAAACAACCTCTTAAGGCTGGCAAGTATGCTACGTCTTATTTTATGATTGGATGGTCCGGAAACAATGTTCCCAAAAAGAGCAGATACTTTTGGAAACATCACAAATTAGATTTGGTATCCATTGCCAAATATTGCACCACTTCCCCTACTTTATTCCATACAAGATGGTCTTGTAAACACGGCAACCATTGCTTCCGTTGCAATCAAAACGGACATGCTACAGGGAAtcatttcaacaatttagCAAAgcaagattttgaaatccaTAAAAGGTGGGAATTCGTTTGTAGGTTGATTCCAATCGTTGTTGGTTAA
- a CDS encoding retrotransposon tca3 polyprotein, putative (transposable element;~Similar to S. cerevisiae POL94) codes for MNPTRSTLMLIFLSFLLQSKTTMTSMRLSSSTSMILISLRSIAYVFILDMGRSNLKIILDTGAANNFAPVSIGTYYKDAKIFQLKNIIRVKTADGTIHEITQGCKIMLPPPFRTTYLVNEFGWKEGQLSQSSLLQDLHDDVQVRLAELDGVNTNVEKHNDLRVRRMAYINSMRQPFQKSASFMKGDWILLFSITVHLPGRPLSIIPQSGYSCQQN; via the coding sequence ATGAATCCGACACGTCTGACATTGATGCTAATCTTTCTAAGCTTTCTTCTCCAGCtgaaaacaacaatgacGTCAATGAGATTGCTGAGCTCGACATcgatgattttgatttcattgCGAAGCATCGCTTATGTATTTATATTAGATATGGGTCGTTCAAATCTTAAGATAATCTTAGACACTGGAGCCGCAAATAATTTTGCACCAGTATCTATTGGTACATATTATAAGGATGCCAAAATTTTCCAACTCAAGAATATTATTCGAGTAAAAACAGCTGACGGAACTATTCATGAAATTACCCAAGGATGCAAAATAATGTTACCACCACCTTTTCGCACCACTTATTTAGTCAATGAATTTGGATGGAAAGAGGGACAGTTATCACAATCTTCATTGTTGCAGGACCTCCATGATGACGTACAAGTTCGACTTGCTGAATTGGACGGTGTAAATACAAACGTTGAAAAACATAATGATCTTAGGGTTCGTCGAATGGCTTATATTAATCTGATGCGACAACCGTTCCAAAAACTGGCTTCATTTATGAAAGGCGATTggattcttcttttctcaATTACAGTCCATCTTCCTGGACGTCCCTTATCCATCATCCCCCAATCTGGATATTCCTGTCAACAGAATTGA